A genomic region of Alistipes megaguti contains the following coding sequences:
- a CDS encoding transketolase, protein MSTTNSKLTHVADNVRILSAAMVEKAKSGHPGGAMGGADFITVLYAEFLRYDPDNMAYPFRDRFFLDPGHMSPMLYATLSLAGHYSTEDLQSLRQWGSVTPGHPEVDVLRGVENTSGPLGQGHAMALGAAIAERFLAARFGEWMAHRTYAYISDGAVEEEISQGVGRIAGHLGLSNLVMFYDANNIQLSTKVDEVDTENVAMKYEAWGWNVLSIDGHNINQIREALVAAQSETERPTLIIGHTTMGKGAKGPEGESYENRVSTHGQPLSAAGADFAATVKNLGGDPENPFAVFEESREVFAERREALRAWAAEQAAVEKSWRSEHRELARKLDEFLSGCLPEIDYKLIEVKPDVATRAASSSVLGVYAEKIDNMIVSSADLSNSDKTDGYLKKTKAFTKGDFTGKFFQAGVSELTMACVMNGMALHGGVIPVCGTFFVFSDYMKPAVRMAALMRLHVIYVWSHDSFRVGEDGPTHQPVEQEAQIRLMEHLRNHEGKRSMVVLRPADAEETVMAWKLAVEEHRPVALVLSRQNIKNLPTLGASRREEAAQISKGAYVVMDAAKPAAVLIASGSEVSTLVEGAELLAEEGIAVRVVSAPSEGLFRDQPRSYQETVLPAGLPRYGMTSGLPVNLLGLVGEKGMIHGLDHFGYSAPYKVLDEKFGYNGKTVAAEVKKMLGR, encoded by the coding sequence ATGTCTACAACGAATTCAAAACTGACGCACGTAGCCGACAACGTCCGTATTCTGTCGGCGGCGATGGTGGAAAAGGCGAAATCGGGACATCCGGGCGGAGCCATGGGCGGTGCCGACTTCATCACGGTGCTCTATGCCGAATTTCTGCGCTATGATCCCGACAACATGGCCTATCCGTTCCGGGACCGTTTCTTCCTTGATCCGGGCCACATGTCGCCGATGCTGTATGCGACGCTTTCGCTGGCGGGCCACTACTCGACCGAGGATCTGCAGTCGCTTCGGCAGTGGGGCAGCGTGACGCCGGGGCACCCCGAGGTCGACGTCCTGCGCGGAGTGGAGAATACGTCGGGTCCGCTCGGACAGGGTCATGCCATGGCCCTCGGAGCCGCCATTGCCGAACGCTTCCTGGCGGCGCGCTTCGGCGAGTGGATGGCCCACCGGACCTATGCCTATATCTCGGACGGCGCCGTCGAGGAGGAGATCTCGCAGGGCGTCGGCCGTATTGCCGGTCACCTCGGGCTCTCGAACCTGGTGATGTTCTACGATGCGAACAACATCCAGTTGTCGACGAAGGTCGACGAGGTCGACACGGAGAATGTGGCCATGAAGTACGAGGCCTGGGGCTGGAACGTTCTCTCGATCGACGGCCACAACATCAACCAGATCCGTGAGGCGCTGGTGGCAGCCCAGAGCGAGACCGAACGTCCGACGCTCATCATCGGCCATACGACGATGGGCAAGGGTGCCAAGGGTCCCGAGGGCGAGAGCTACGAAAACCGCGTCTCGACCCATGGCCAGCCGCTCAGTGCGGCCGGAGCCGATTTCGCCGCCACGGTGAAGAATCTGGGAGGCGATCCGGAGAACCCGTTCGCCGTCTTCGAGGAGAGCCGCGAGGTCTTCGCCGAGCGTCGCGAGGCGCTGCGGGCCTGGGCTGCCGAGCAGGCCGCCGTCGAGAAGTCGTGGCGCAGCGAACACCGGGAGCTGGCCCGCAAACTCGACGAATTTCTCTCGGGATGTCTGCCCGAGATCGACTACAAGCTGATCGAGGTGAAGCCCGACGTGGCGACGCGTGCCGCCTCGTCGTCGGTGCTGGGCGTCTATGCCGAGAAGATCGACAACATGATCGTCTCGTCGGCCGATCTCTCGAACTCGGACAAGACGGACGGCTATCTGAAGAAGACCAAGGCCTTCACGAAGGGCGACTTCACGGGCAAGTTCTTCCAGGCGGGCGTCTCGGAGCTGACGATGGCCTGCGTGATGAACGGCATGGCGCTGCACGGCGGCGTGATTCCCGTATGCGGCACCTTCTTCGTCTTCTCGGACTATATGAAGCCGGCCGTGCGCATGGCGGCGCTGATGCGTCTGCACGTGATCTACGTCTGGTCGCACGACTCGTTCCGTGTGGGTGAGGACGGTCCGACCCACCAGCCCGTCGAGCAGGAGGCCCAGATCCGTCTGATGGAACATCTGCGGAACCACGAGGGGAAACGTTCGATGGTCGTGTTGCGCCCGGCGGATGCCGAGGAGACGGTCATGGCCTGGAAACTGGCCGTCGAGGAGCACCGCCCGGTAGCGCTGGTCCTCTCGCGTCAGAACATCAAGAACCTGCCGACGCTGGGTGCCAGCCGCCGCGAAGAGGCCGCCCAGATCTCCAAGGGTGCCTACGTGGTGATGGATGCCGCCAAACCGGCCGCCGTGCTGATCGCCTCGGGTTCGGAGGTCTCGACGCTGGTCGAGGGTGCCGAACTGCTGGCTGAGGAGGGCATCGCCGTTCGGGTGGTTAGCGCTCCGAGCGAGGGGCTCTTCCGCGACCAGCCCCGGTCGTACCAGGAGACGGTGCTGCCTGCCGGACTGCCGCGCTACGGCATGACCTCGGGCCTGCCGGTGAACCTGCTGGGACTCGTCGGCGAGAAGGGCATGATCCACGGTCTGGACCACTTCGGATATTCGGCCCCCTACAAGGTGCTCGACGAGAAGTTCGGCTACAACGGCAAGACCGTAGCCGCCGAGGTGAAGAAGATGCTGGGCCGTTAG
- the metK gene encoding methionine adenosyltransferase: MGFLFTSESVSEGHPDKVSDQISDAILDEFLRHDPNSKVACETLCTTGLVVVAGEVRSEAYVDVQGVARRVIERIGYTKSEYQFDCNSCGVLSAIHEQSSDINQGVERDEEYEQGAGDQGIMFGYACNETREMMPATLILSHVILKELAVIRREGKVMTYLRPDSKSQVTIEYDERTNKPLRVHTIVVSTQHDEFIRPGNGLSEKEAERQMQERIREDVRTILIPRVKARLERAEDKLADLIGDDYILHVNPTGKFVIGGPHGDTGLTGRKIIVDTYGGRGAHGGGAFSGKDSSKVDRSAAYAARHIAKNLVAAGVADEVLVELSYAIGIAEPLSIYVDTCHSPRPKALEGMTDGEIARRIGRLFDLRPAAIVKRFGLKNPIFEATASYGHFGNRPYKKVVKVWEKGREVEREIEFFGWEKLDAVEAIRKEFGL, from the coding sequence ATGGGTTTTTTGTTTACATCGGAGTCCGTTTCGGAAGGACACCCCGATAAGGTCTCGGATCAGATTTCCGACGCCATTCTCGACGAATTTCTTCGTCACGATCCCAATTCGAAGGTCGCCTGCGAAACGCTCTGCACCACGGGCCTTGTGGTCGTTGCGGGTGAAGTGCGCTCGGAGGCCTATGTCGACGTGCAGGGCGTGGCCCGGCGCGTGATCGAACGCATCGGCTATACGAAGAGCGAATATCAGTTCGACTGCAACTCGTGCGGCGTGCTGTCGGCCATCCACGAACAGTCGTCCGACATCAACCAGGGTGTCGAGCGCGACGAGGAGTACGAGCAGGGGGCCGGCGATCAGGGCATCATGTTCGGCTACGCCTGCAACGAGACGCGCGAGATGATGCCGGCGACGCTGATCCTTTCGCACGTAATCCTGAAGGAGCTGGCCGTTATCCGCCGCGAAGGCAAGGTGATGACCTATCTGCGCCCCGATTCGAAGTCGCAGGTGACGATCGAGTACGACGAGCGGACGAACAAGCCGCTGCGCGTCCACACGATCGTGGTCTCGACGCAGCACGACGAATTCATCCGCCCGGGCAACGGCCTGAGCGAGAAGGAGGCCGAGCGGCAGATGCAGGAGCGCATCCGCGAGGATGTGCGCACGATCCTCATTCCGCGTGTGAAGGCGCGTCTGGAGCGGGCCGAAGACAAACTGGCCGACCTGATCGGCGATGACTATATCCTGCACGTCAACCCGACGGGCAAGTTCGTCATCGGCGGCCCTCACGGGGATACGGGTCTGACGGGCCGCAAGATCATCGTCGATACCTACGGAGGCCGCGGTGCCCACGGCGGAGGCGCCTTCTCGGGCAAGGACTCCTCGAAGGTCGACCGTTCGGCTGCCTATGCCGCCCGCCACATCGCCAAGAATCTCGTGGCGGCAGGTGTGGCCGATGAGGTGCTCGTCGAGCTGAGCTACGCCATTGGCATCGCCGAGCCGCTGTCGATCTACGTCGACACCTGCCACTCGCCGCGCCCGAAGGCCCTCGAGGGGATGACCGACGGCGAGATTGCCCGTCGCATCGGCCGCCTCTTCGACCTGCGTCCGGCTGCCATCGTGAAGCGTTTCGGTCTGAAGAACCCGATCTTCGAGGCGACGGCCTCGTACGGACACTTCGGCAACCGCCCCTACAAGAAGGTGGTGAAAGTCTGGGAGAAGGGCCGCGAAGTGGAGCGCGAAATCGAGTTCTTCGGCTGGGAGAAGCTCGACGCCGTGGAGGCCATCCGCAAGGAGTTCGGGCTCTAA
- a CDS encoding trypsin-like peptidase domain-containing protein, producing the protein MKKAFLILGLVAVSAAAGGLTAWAVSGKQNGSVAYVEHQVERTPALGNHFTSYQNEQYPDLTYAAENAVKAVVNIEAIQQVEMPRRGYDPFLEFFGIPQDYGDGRPQYREQRAGGSGVIISEDGYIVTNNHVVDGATKLRVKLNDGRMFDGKLIGTDSATDLALVKIEAKDLPTLPFGSSDALRLGEWVLAIGSPFDLQSTITAGIVSAKARQLGAIPNDFRIESFIQTDAAVNPGNSGGALVNTHGELVGINTLIKSQTGSYVGYSFAIPESIVRKVVVDLKEYGVVQRAMLGIQFRMVDQDFLDSEGKDLDIKELGGAYVASVSEGGSASEAGIRKGDIILDIDGVKITEPSTLQEQIAKRRPNDTVKLSVKRDGKVKQFVVTLRNKAGKTELMTKEDVDVVEALGGKFADAGTKLCRELDIRGGVQVVGIKANGILARARVKQGFVITHINDQPVYSLSDMQRMTDKICSIDGIYPNGRSASYMLVE; encoded by the coding sequence ATGAAAAAGGCATTTTTGATTTTGGGACTTGTTGCCGTGTCGGCCGCAGCCGGCGGTCTGACAGCCTGGGCCGTGAGCGGAAAGCAGAACGGTTCGGTGGCATACGTCGAGCACCAGGTCGAGCGTACGCCGGCGCTGGGCAACCACTTTACCTCTTACCAGAATGAACAATATCCCGACTTGACCTATGCCGCCGAGAATGCGGTCAAGGCGGTCGTAAACATCGAGGCCATCCAGCAGGTGGAGATGCCGCGCCGGGGGTATGACCCCTTCCTGGAGTTCTTCGGCATCCCGCAGGATTACGGCGACGGCCGTCCGCAGTACCGCGAACAGCGGGCCGGCGGTTCGGGCGTCATCATCTCGGAGGACGGCTATATCGTGACGAACAACCACGTCGTCGACGGTGCCACGAAACTCCGCGTGAAACTCAACGACGGCCGCATGTTCGACGGCAAGCTCATCGGTACGGATTCGGCCACGGACCTGGCGCTGGTGAAGATCGAGGCCAAGGATCTGCCGACGTTGCCCTTCGGGTCGTCCGATGCGCTGCGTCTGGGCGAGTGGGTGCTGGCCATCGGTTCGCCGTTCGACCTGCAGTCGACCATCACGGCCGGTATCGTGAGCGCCAAGGCGCGTCAGCTGGGGGCCATCCCCAACGATTTCCGCATCGAGTCGTTCATCCAGACCGACGCGGCGGTCAACCCCGGCAACTCGGGCGGTGCGCTGGTCAACACGCACGGTGAACTGGTCGGCATCAATACGCTGATCAAGTCGCAGACGGGCAGCTACGTGGGTTATTCGTTCGCCATTCCGGAGTCGATCGTCCGCAAGGTGGTCGTCGACCTGAAGGAGTACGGCGTCGTACAGCGCGCCATGCTGGGCATTCAGTTCCGCATGGTGGATCAGGACTTCCTCGACTCGGAAGGCAAGGATTTGGACATCAAGGAGCTTGGCGGCGCCTATGTGGCCAGTGTCTCGGAGGGCGGTTCGGCCTCGGAGGCCGGCATCCGCAAGGGCGACATCATTCTCGATATCGACGGGGTGAAGATCACCGAGCCCTCGACGCTCCAGGAGCAGATCGCCAAACGCCGACCCAACGATACGGTCAAATTATCGGTAAAAAGGGACGGCAAGGTGAAACAATTTGTGGTCACTTTACGTAATAAGGCTGGTAAAACGGAATTGATGACCAAAGAGGACGTCGACGTGGTCGAGGCCCTTGGCGGAAAGTTCGCCGATGCCGGGACGAAACTGTGCCGCGAACTCGATATTCGGGGCGGTGTACAGGTCGTCGGGATCAAGGCGAACGGGATTCTGGCCCGCGCCCGCGTCAAGCAGGGATTCGTGATTACCCACATCAACGATCAGCCGGTCTATTCGCTGAGCGACATGCAGCGCATGACCGACAAGATCTGTTCGATCGACGGTATCTATCCCAACGGCCGTTCGGCAAGCTACATGCTTGTCGAGTAG
- a CDS encoding RNA polymerase sigma factor RpoD/SigA, translating into MRQLKITKSITNRESASLDKYLQEIGKEELITVEEEVELAQRIKKGDQEALEKLTKANLRFVVSVAKQYQNQGLSLPDLINEGNLGLIKAAEKFDETRGFKFISYAVWWIRQSILQALAEQSRIVRLPLNQVGSLNKINKAFARFEQEHERTPSPEELATELELPKEKVTDTLRVAGRHVSVDAPFADGEDNSLLDVLVNPDSPNADRGLINESLSTEVERALETLTERERDIIKYFFGIGCSEMTLEEIGEKFDLTRERVRQIKEKAIRRLRHSSRSKLLKSYLG; encoded by the coding sequence ATGCGTCAACTCAAGATTACAAAGTCCATCACCAACCGCGAGAGCGCCTCGCTGGACAAATATCTCCAGGAAATCGGCAAGGAGGAGCTCATCACGGTGGAAGAGGAGGTGGAACTCGCCCAACGAATCAAGAAAGGCGATCAGGAGGCCCTCGAAAAACTGACCAAGGCGAATCTTCGCTTCGTGGTCTCGGTCGCCAAACAATACCAGAACCAGGGTCTGAGCCTTCCGGACCTGATCAACGAGGGTAACCTCGGTCTGATCAAGGCCGCCGAGAAGTTCGATGAAACCCGTGGCTTCAAGTTCATCTCCTATGCGGTGTGGTGGATTCGTCAGTCGATTCTCCAGGCTTTGGCCGAGCAGTCGCGTATCGTGCGTCTGCCGCTGAACCAGGTCGGCTCGCTCAACAAGATCAACAAGGCCTTCGCCCGCTTCGAACAGGAGCACGAGCGTACGCCGTCGCCCGAGGAGCTGGCCACGGAGCTCGAACTCCCGAAGGAGAAGGTGACCGATACGCTGCGGGTGGCCGGACGCCACGTCTCGGTGGATGCACCGTTTGCCGACGGCGAGGACAACTCGCTGCTCGACGTGCTGGTCAATCCCGATTCGCCCAACGCCGACCGCGGACTGATCAACGAGTCGCTGTCGACCGAGGTCGAGCGGGCGCTCGAAACCCTGACCGAACGCGAACGCGATATCATCAAGTACTTCTTCGGCATCGGCTGCTCGGAGATGACCCTCGAGGAGATTGGCGAGAAGTTCGACCTGACGCGTGAGCGTGTGCGTCAGATCAAGGAGAAGGCGATTCGCCGTCTGCGTCACTCGTCGCGCTCGAAGCTGCTGAAATCCTATCTGGGATAG
- the ung gene encoding uracil-DNA glycosylase, whose protein sequence is MDVKIAPDWKELLAPEFEKPYFAQLTDFVRQEYATHRIFPRGSNIFRAFDKCPFERLKVVIIGQDPYHGPGQANGLCFSVSDGIPFPPSLQNIFKEVSDDTGRPIPASGNLDRWAEQGVLLLNSVLTVRAHEAASHAGRGWETFTDAVVRSIAERKQGIVYMLWGSYAQRKGAIADPSRNLILKAPHPSPLSVYRGFFGCHHFSQANNYLRSQGKEPIDW, encoded by the coding sequence ATGGATGTAAAGATTGCCCCGGACTGGAAAGAACTCCTCGCTCCGGAGTTCGAAAAGCCCTACTTCGCCCAACTCACCGACTTCGTGCGTCAGGAATACGCCACGCACCGCATCTTCCCGCGGGGCAGCAACATCTTCCGCGCCTTCGACAAATGCCCGTTCGAGCGACTGAAGGTCGTCATCATCGGCCAGGACCCCTATCACGGCCCGGGACAGGCCAACGGGCTCTGCTTCTCGGTCTCGGACGGCATTCCCTTTCCGCCCTCGCTGCAGAACATCTTCAAGGAGGTCTCCGACGACACCGGACGTCCGATCCCCGCAAGCGGCAATCTCGACCGCTGGGCCGAACAGGGCGTCCTGCTGCTGAACTCCGTACTGACGGTCCGGGCCCACGAAGCCGCCTCGCACGCCGGACGCGGCTGGGAGACCTTCACCGACGCCGTCGTGAGGTCCATCGCCGAGCGCAAACAGGGGATCGTCTACATGCTCTGGGGCAGCTACGCCCAGCGCAAGGGGGCCATTGCCGACCCCTCGCGCAACCTCATTCTGAAGGCGCCGCATCCTTCGCCGCTCTCGGTCTACCGGGGATTCTTCGGCTGCCACCACTTCTCGCAGGCCAACAACTACCTCCGCAGCCAGGGCAAGGAGCCCATAGACTGGTAG
- a CDS encoding alkaline phosphatase → MKMRGWILFAMLVAMTTVRGSEPGEVRSLILMIGDGMGLAQVSMLQLEQGDTLTSFDRAQGVALIRTRSANSRVTDSAAAATALSSASKTGNGMLGVDLQGHPLRSMMTRAREAGMPTGIAVTCYLQHATPAAFYAHVPDRNDTRSITRDLLASGVDVLFGGGRKWLAEECPEGGSGLDALRRRGYFVAGSLAEADTVTQGRLLCVAADEHLAPALGRGDFLPRATRKALELLDREAARRGTGFLLMVEGSQIDLAGHAGDIAWMQAEMRDFDRAVAEAMAYADRVPGVLVVVTADHETGGLSIPALEADFTRADSGIDYHLSTRNHSATMVPVYLYGTGADRIHGVMDNTELSRRIMELLGLQ, encoded by the coding sequence ATGAAAATGAGGGGATGGATTCTTTTCGCGATGCTCGTCGCGATGACGACGGTCCGGGGCTCGGAACCTGGTGAGGTGCGCAGTCTGATTCTGATGATCGGCGACGGCATGGGGCTGGCTCAGGTCTCGATGCTGCAGCTGGAACAGGGCGATACGCTGACGTCGTTCGATCGGGCGCAGGGGGTGGCACTGATCCGCACCCGTTCGGCCAACAGCCGGGTGACCGATTCGGCGGCGGCCGCCACAGCCCTCTCGTCGGCCTCGAAGACCGGCAACGGCATGTTGGGTGTCGATCTGCAGGGTCATCCCCTGCGGTCGATGATGACTCGGGCCCGTGAGGCAGGGATGCCCACGGGCATAGCCGTGACCTGCTATCTGCAACACGCGACTCCGGCGGCCTTCTATGCCCATGTGCCGGATCGCAACGATACCCGATCCATTACCCGTGATCTGTTGGCGAGTGGCGTCGACGTGCTGTTCGGGGGCGGCCGCAAGTGGCTTGCGGAGGAGTGTCCCGAGGGCGGCAGCGGTCTGGACGCCCTTCGCCGGCGCGGGTATTTTGTCGCCGGTTCGCTCGCGGAAGCCGATACCGTGACGCAGGGCCGCCTCTTGTGCGTGGCGGCCGACGAGCACCTGGCTCCGGCCCTTGGGCGCGGTGATTTCCTGCCCCGGGCGACGCGCAAGGCCCTCGAACTGCTCGATCGCGAGGCGGCACGGCGCGGAACGGGTTTTCTGCTGATGGTCGAGGGCTCGCAGATCGACCTGGCCGGGCATGCCGGTGATATTGCGTGGATGCAGGCCGAGATGCGTGATTTCGACCGGGCGGTGGCCGAGGCGATGGCCTATGCCGACCGCGTGCCGGGCGTATTGGTCGTCGTGACGGCCGATCACGAGACGGGGGGTCTTTCGATTCCGGCCCTCGAGGCGGACTTCACCCGGGCCGACAGCGGGATCGACTACCACCTCTCGACGCGCAACCATTCGGCCACGATGGTGCCCGTCTATCTCTACGGCACGGGGGCCGACCGTATTCACGGCGTGATGGACAACACCGAACTCTCGCGGCGGATCATGGAGCTGCTCGGCCTGCAGTAG
- the trmB gene encoding tRNA (guanosine(46)-N7)-methyltransferase TrmB: MGKDKLRRFSENLTFACFVQPEFEEVFRHDHPLKGHWNRDFFHNDHPIVLELGCGKGEYTVALAERDPARNYIGIDIKGARMWRGAKTATERGMSNVGFLRTRIEFINGLFAENEVSELWITFPDPQLKTRRAKKRLTSPLFLEYYARMLCPDGAINLKTDSQHLYAYTNEVIRRFGLPCEVSEPDIYGSGYADEVLSVKTAYEERFLGMGLPITYTRFRLDGRRDFPWFDWEEDEKLEKDAEEARKAGR; this comes from the coding sequence ATGGGAAAAGACAAACTCCGTCGCTTCAGCGAGAACCTCACCTTTGCCTGCTTCGTACAACCCGAATTCGAAGAGGTCTTCCGCCACGACCACCCGCTGAAGGGGCATTGGAACCGCGATTTCTTCCACAACGACCACCCGATTGTCCTCGAACTCGGGTGCGGAAAGGGTGAATATACCGTCGCGCTGGCCGAACGCGACCCCGCACGCAACTACATCGGCATCGACATCAAGGGTGCCCGCATGTGGCGCGGGGCGAAGACCGCCACCGAGCGCGGCATGTCCAACGTCGGATTCCTCCGCACGCGGATCGAATTCATCAACGGACTCTTCGCCGAAAACGAGGTCTCCGAACTCTGGATCACCTTCCCCGATCCGCAGCTCAAGACGCGCCGCGCCAAGAAACGCCTCACCTCGCCGCTCTTTCTGGAGTATTACGCCCGGATGCTGTGTCCCGACGGTGCCATCAACCTCAAGACCGACTCGCAACACCTCTACGCCTATACGAACGAAGTGATCCGGCGCTTCGGCCTTCCGTGCGAAGTCTCCGAGCCGGACATCTACGGTTCGGGATATGCCGACGAGGTGCTCTCGGTGAAGACCGCCTACGAGGAGCGTTTCCTCGGTATGGGGCTGCCGATCACCTACACGCGATTCCGCCTCGACGGACGCCGCGACTTCCCCTGGTTCGACTGGGAGGAGGACGAAAAACTCGAAAAGGATGCCGAAGAGGCCCGAAAGGCCGGACGTTGA
- the ricT gene encoding regulatory iron-sulfur-containing complex subunit RicT encodes MEIEKPHDTGAFKPEVGRGCAFCNCGAEPEVRLCDGCFKLHETPWLDEYPVNEPTDIVEVRFKNTRRSFYQNVNHLDLKRGDIVAVEASPGHDIGIVSLTGDLVARQMRRIGFNPYNGEYKKIYRKAKPYDIERWQEAIALEHETMIASRQIAADMGLNMKIGDVEYQGDKIKAIFYYIADERVDFRELIKVFAERFHIRIEMKQIGARQEAGRIGGLGACGRELCCASWMSTFSSVTTGAARVQDISLNPQKLAGQCSKLKCCMMYEYDAYVDARKEFPRLREPLQTEEGEWFLVKSDVLAGTMTFSSSKETMSNLTTLPVSRVKEILALNRQGKKAERLQHADDIRPTEEEPTYRSEEDSITRFDQAKRRKRGGKNKNRNNPNGQNAGENTPNGQKEQETNPANGAASANDGHSAPRSENGRRNNRGNRGNRENRGNRQENQGGPGNRGDHQDNRESQDNREPRENGARPANGGDAANANANNNGNREGRREGGRNHRRNHRRGGQNGQNGGNGGNNGNGEANGSKTNGGGTAPVNSSNE; translated from the coding sequence ATGGAGATCGAAAAACCACATGATACCGGCGCCTTCAAACCCGAAGTGGGTCGCGGATGCGCCTTCTGCAACTGCGGCGCCGAACCCGAAGTCCGGCTTTGCGACGGTTGCTTCAAACTGCACGAGACCCCCTGGCTCGACGAATATCCCGTTAATGAACCGACCGATATCGTCGAGGTGCGATTCAAGAACACCCGGCGGTCGTTCTATCAGAATGTCAACCACCTGGACCTCAAGCGCGGCGATATCGTCGCCGTCGAGGCCTCGCCCGGCCACGACATCGGAATCGTCTCGCTGACGGGCGACCTGGTGGCCCGGCAGATGCGACGCATCGGCTTCAACCCCTACAACGGCGAGTACAAGAAGATCTACCGCAAGGCCAAACCCTACGACATCGAACGCTGGCAGGAGGCCATCGCCCTCGAACACGAAACGATGATCGCCTCGCGTCAGATCGCCGCCGACATGGGGCTGAACATGAAGATCGGCGACGTCGAGTACCAGGGCGACAAGATCAAGGCCATCTTCTACTACATCGCCGACGAGCGGGTCGACTTCCGCGAACTGATCAAGGTCTTCGCCGAGCGATTCCACATCCGCATCGAGATGAAGCAGATCGGCGCCCGTCAGGAGGCCGGCCGCATCGGCGGTCTGGGAGCCTGCGGCCGTGAGTTGTGCTGCGCGTCGTGGATGTCAACCTTCTCGAGCGTGACGACCGGTGCGGCCCGCGTGCAGGACATCTCGCTCAATCCGCAGAAGCTGGCCGGGCAGTGCTCGAAGCTCAAGTGCTGCATGATGTACGAATACGACGCCTACGTCGATGCGCGGAAGGAGTTCCCGCGGCTGCGCGAACCGCTCCAGACCGAAGAGGGCGAATGGTTCCTCGTCAAGAGCGACGTGCTGGCCGGAACGATGACCTTCTCCTCGTCGAAGGAGACGATGTCGAACCTCACGACGCTGCCCGTTTCGCGCGTGAAGGAGATTCTGGCGCTGAACCGGCAGGGCAAGAAGGCCGAACGGCTGCAGCATGCCGACGATATCCGCCCGACCGAGGAGGAGCCGACCTACCGTTCGGAGGAGGACAGCATCACGCGTTTCGACCAGGCCAAACGCCGCAAGCGCGGAGGCAAAAACAAGAACCGCAACAATCCGAACGGTCAGAACGCCGGAGAGAACACCCCGAACGGCCAGAAGGAGCAGGAGACCAATCCGGCAAACGGAGCCGCCTCCGCGAATGACGGCCATTCGGCACCGCGGTCCGAGAACGGCCGCCGCAACAATCGCGGCAACCGGGGCAATCGGGAAAATCGCGGCAACCGACAGGAGAACCAGGGAGGTCCGGGAAACCGGGGAGACCACCAAGATAACCGAGAGAGTCAGGATAACCGGGAGCCGCGTGAGAACGGCGCACGGCCGGCCAACGGAGGAGACGCCGCCAACGCCAACGCCAACAACAACGGCAACCGCGAAGGACGCCGTGAAGGGGGACGCAACCATCGCCGCAACCATCGCCGGGGCGGCCAGAACGGCCAGAATGGCGGCAACGGCGGCAACAACGGCAACGGCGAAGCCAACGGCAGCAAGACCAATGGCGGAGGTACGGCCCCGGTCAACAGTTCCAACGAATAG